A stretch of the Corythoichthys intestinalis isolate RoL2023-P3 chromosome 22, ASM3026506v1, whole genome shotgun sequence genome encodes the following:
- the glcci1a gene encoding glucocorticoid induced 1a isoform X2 translates to MSKSVQMPLSNITVSKPSISRVPSSMEGINHELEKVFIKDHGEKEELKSLEVPDGRRAPFPPQQRSSSSSSRGTESQIPLGPGRSSSCSSLSPCLSPACPSGSHDSSPYSTEDLLDDPDKDSESSSPLPKFASSPKPNNSYMFKREPPEGCEKIKAFEEMSSRQSTAASAPLFSCPDKNKPHSLKRVRTGQGFRGSLLKPLQAPQQMIFQRSLVYPQRLQKCKQTVQPAARPKQSYSLAHL, encoded by the exons ATGTCGAAGTCGGTCCAGATGCCATTGTCCAACATAACCGTGTCGAAGCCCTCAATCTCCCGGGTACCCAGCAGCATGGAGGGCATCAACCATGAGCTAGAGAAGGTCTTTATCAAAGACCATGGCGAGAAGGAGGAGTTAAAG TCACTTGAAGTTCCCGATGGGCGCCGGGCGCCCTTTCCCCCCCagcaacgcagcagcagcagcagctcaaGGGGCACTGAGAGCCAAATTCCCCTAGGCCCTGGGAGGTCCAGCAGTTGCTCCAGTCTTTCACCCTGCCTTTCACCCGCCTGTCCATCGGGATCACACGACAGCAGTCCTTACTCCACGGAGGATTTACTGGATGATCCCGATAAAG ACAGTGAAAGTAGCTCGCCGCTACCCAAATTCGCCTCATCACCCAAACCTAACAACAGCTACATGTTCAAGCGAGAGCCACCTGAAGGTTGTGAGAAGATAAAAGCCTTTGAGGAGATGAG CTCCAGGCAGTCCACGGCAGCATCTGCTCCCCTCTTCTCCTGTCCTGACAAAAACAAG CCGCACAGTCTGAAGAGAGTGAGGACGGGACAGGGCTTCAGGGGGTCCCTGCTCAAGCCTCTACAAGCACCACAACAGATGATCTTCCAGAGGAGCCTCGTTTACCCTCAGAGACTGCAGAAGTGCAAACAGACAGTCCAGCCAGCAGCTAGACCAAAGCAGAGCTATTCTCTTGCTCACTTATGA
- the glcci1a gene encoding glucocorticoid induced 1a isoform X1 has protein sequence MSKSVQMPLSNITVSKPSISRVPSSMEGINHELEKVFIKDHGEKEELKSLEVPDGRRAPFPPQQRSSSSSSRGTESQIPLGPGRSSSCSSLSPCLSPACPSGSHDSSPYSTEDLLDDPDKDSESSSPLPKFASSPKPNNSYMFKREPPEGCEKIKAFEEMSSRQSTAASAPLFSCPDKNKVNFIPTGSAFCPVKLPGSLHLTSAAQSEESEDGTGLQGVPAQASTSTTTDDLPEEPRLPSETAEVQTDSPASS, from the exons ATGTCGAAGTCGGTCCAGATGCCATTGTCCAACATAACCGTGTCGAAGCCCTCAATCTCCCGGGTACCCAGCAGCATGGAGGGCATCAACCATGAGCTAGAGAAGGTCTTTATCAAAGACCATGGCGAGAAGGAGGAGTTAAAG TCACTTGAAGTTCCCGATGGGCGCCGGGCGCCCTTTCCCCCCCagcaacgcagcagcagcagcagctcaaGGGGCACTGAGAGCCAAATTCCCCTAGGCCCTGGGAGGTCCAGCAGTTGCTCCAGTCTTTCACCCTGCCTTTCACCCGCCTGTCCATCGGGATCACACGACAGCAGTCCTTACTCCACGGAGGATTTACTGGATGATCCCGATAAAG ACAGTGAAAGTAGCTCGCCGCTACCCAAATTCGCCTCATCACCCAAACCTAACAACAGCTACATGTTCAAGCGAGAGCCACCTGAAGGTTGTGAGAAGATAAAAGCCTTTGAGGAGATGAG CTCCAGGCAGTCCACGGCAGCATCTGCTCCCCTCTTCTCCTGTCCTGACAAAAACAAGGTAAACTTCATTCCAACCGGCTCTGCATTTTGCCCCGTTAAACTCCCGGGATCCCTACACCTCACGTCAGCCGCACAGTCTGAAGAGAGTGAGGACGGGACAGGGCTTCAGGGGGTCCCTGCTCAAGCCTCTACAAGCACCACAACAGATGATCTTCCAGAGGAGCCTCGTTTACCCTCAGAGACTGCAGAAGTGCAAACAGACAGTCCAGCCAGCAGCTAG